In one window of Pseudobdellovibrionaceae bacterium DNA:
- a CDS encoding spore maturation protein — MNAVFIFLIFSSFIFAALRQWTWVAASAADTSSPMNALTLAIIESSKSAVTLALGLVGVMAFFLGLMKIAEKGGLLLIIAKLLRPLMVRLFPDVPSDHPAMGAMIMNIAANVLGLGNAATPFGIKAMQQLNTLNEDKTTASNAMVLFLAINTSSVTLLPTGVIALRASAGSTDPAGILPSTLFATLISTTVAILAAKFFQKFYAQESPTKSSTMAPDSSAGETPWMSYLSVGAVIGFIPLAILWGDVMAPWMIPVLVLGIVGFGWRKNVPIYETFVEGAKDGFEVALKIIPYLVAIMAAVAMFRDSGALDFIIGPLAFLTEPLGLPTDALPMALLRPLSGSGAYGVLASTIENPAIGPDSYVGYLVSTLQGSTETTFYVLAVYFGAVGIRRLRHGLITALSADLAGIVAAVVICKMLFT, encoded by the coding sequence ATGAATGCTGTATTTATTTTTCTTATTTTCTCATCTTTTATTTTTGCAGCCTTAAGGCAATGGACTTGGGTGGCGGCCTCCGCCGCAGACACCTCAAGTCCTATGAACGCACTGACTCTTGCCATTATTGAGTCCTCTAAGTCGGCGGTGACATTGGCCTTAGGTCTCGTTGGCGTAATGGCCTTTTTCTTAGGTTTAATGAAGATCGCCGAAAAAGGGGGGTTGCTGCTGATCATCGCCAAATTGCTACGTCCCTTGATGGTCCGATTGTTTCCCGATGTGCCCAGTGATCATCCCGCCATGGGCGCAATGATTATGAATATTGCGGCCAATGTTTTGGGATTAGGTAACGCGGCCACTCCGTTTGGCATAAAGGCCATGCAGCAACTGAATACTTTAAACGAAGATAAAACCACAGCGTCAAATGCCATGGTTTTGTTTTTGGCTATTAACACTTCCAGTGTGACATTGCTACCCACCGGCGTGATTGCTTTGCGAGCTTCAGCTGGCTCTACTGATCCTGCCGGTATTCTGCCGTCGACCCTTTTTGCCACTTTGATATCGACAACGGTGGCCATTCTTGCTGCCAAGTTTTTTCAGAAGTTTTACGCCCAAGAATCACCTACAAAATCTTCGACCATGGCACCTGATTCTTCTGCCGGCGAAACACCCTGGATGAGCTATCTGAGTGTCGGAGCCGTGATCGGCTTTATTCCACTAGCCATTTTATGGGGTGACGTGATGGCACCTTGGATGATTCCCGTTCTTGTTTTAGGTATCGTCGGTTTTGGGTGGCGAAAGAATGTGCCCATATACGAAACCTTTGTGGAGGGTGCAAAAGATGGGTTTGAAGTGGCTCTTAAAATCATACCCTATCTTGTTGCAATCATGGCAGCGGTAGCCATGTTCAGAGATAGCGGAGCTCTCGATTTTATAATCGGACCACTTGCCTTTCTCACAGAACCTTTGGGGTTGCCCACAGATGCCTTGCCCATGGCCCTACTTCGTCCCTTGTCGGGATCAGGAGCTTATGGCGTATTGGCGTCTACAATTGAAAATCCAGCCATTGGGCCGGACAGTTATGTAGGGTACCTTGTTAGCACTTTGCAAGGCTCCACTGAGACTACTTTTTATGTACTTGCCGTGTACTTTGGAGCCGTAGGTATTCGCCGCCTTCGGCATGGACTTATTACGGCCCTTAGTGCTGATCTAGCGGGGATAGTTGCTGCTGTGGTTATCTGCAAAATGTTGTTCACTTGA
- a CDS encoding DDE-type integrase/transposase/recombinase, with the protein MRLNLDKLRREAKKFRKKDKILTLRLLALIELAKREHSGNLSDLDYELVGLEIGKSGRTVYRWRKSYLEGGHRKLTPRKAPGRQAQDITGWTAYHIRRWRKLCGWGAEVIQAHLKRYLGVELSLYRIHRFLKNAGLVGSKRRAKPASSHTTVVKVELPGVHTQIDVNWQTTLLENGKKCYVYNFVDHASRWEFKRAYEGYGHWETERFMIELLRAVPFWITSTQTDNGVEFTNKFVSRIDDPLPHILDELCDEHGIRHRLIPPGEKELNGLVERSHRMDDEELFHRARPQNIEQLNEYLEQYCQWKNSWRLRKALGWKSANEYLLQYPQVLKPGAKEKLLAADTQSETTMKAA; encoded by the coding sequence ATGCGTCTTAATTTAGATAAACTGCGAAGAGAAGCCAAGAAATTTCGAAAAAAAGATAAGATTCTCACTTTGAGACTACTTGCGTTGATAGAGCTAGCTAAAAGGGAACATTCTGGCAACCTTTCGGACTTAGACTATGAACTTGTGGGTCTGGAAATCGGTAAATCTGGCCGTACTGTTTATCGCTGGAGAAAGAGTTACCTCGAGGGTGGACACAGAAAACTAACGCCAAGAAAGGCACCAGGGCGACAAGCACAGGACATCACTGGCTGGACGGCTTATCACATCAGGCGATGGCGCAAACTCTGTGGTTGGGGCGCTGAGGTGATACAAGCCCACCTCAAACGTTACCTTGGAGTGGAGCTGTCACTGTATCGTATCCATCGGTTTTTGAAGAACGCGGGCCTTGTGGGCTCTAAGAGGCGTGCAAAGCCGGCGTCTAGCCACACCACCGTTGTGAAGGTAGAGTTGCCAGGAGTGCACACGCAGATCGATGTTAATTGGCAAACAACGCTCCTTGAAAACGGCAAGAAGTGTTACGTCTATAACTTCGTTGATCACGCATCGAGGTGGGAGTTTAAGAGGGCCTATGAAGGTTATGGTCACTGGGAGACTGAACGCTTTATGATTGAACTACTAAGAGCAGTGCCTTTTTGGATAACCAGCACTCAGACAGACAATGGCGTGGAATTTACGAATAAATTTGTCTCACGAATCGACGATCCTTTGCCGCATATTTTGGATGAACTATGCGATGAACACGGCATCAGGCACAGACTCATACCTCCAGGAGAAAAAGAGCTTAACGGGCTTGTAGAGCGTTCACACCGCATGGACGATGAAGAGTTGTTCCATCGAGCAAGACCGCAAAACATCGAACAGCTTAATGAATACCTCGAACAGTATTGCCAATGGAAAAACTCTTGGCGGCTCCGAAAAGCTCTCGGATGGAAGTCTGCTAACGAGTACCTCTTGCAGTACCCTCAAGTGCTAAAACCCGGCGCTAAAGAAAAATTATTAGCTGCCGATACCCAAAGTGAGACAACCATGAAGGCAGCCTAA
- a CDS encoding diguanylate cyclase: MAGKKKKKKNLELVQADTASFNMLESSYNQDMKLARSMEAVLITIRGPHQGKKVSLKGGHLVLGRSEDADIMLDDPAVSKRHAIIIAVEGQHYIEDLHSTNGVRINRKKIEEKTLLKKEDLISIGTSIFKYLPAGEVEIMYLGELQQAAHMDRLTGIYNQNYITEALEAEVKRARVLDSRLALILFDVDNFKQINDSYGHAAGDYVLSAMVSAIKEENLRESDIFGRQGGDEFAILMLNGSARAAVKLCEQILKTVSRKKFIFEDKEIRVSVSMGVAVIQQHMKSPKAFYQSADKALYYSKKNGRNCASLTVGQSDVTGLISQFKFRLQDKHKSIIFNDAEAGVYKIINEYTGKVDKTKAETQRKAS; encoded by the coding sequence ATGGCTGGCAAAAAGAAAAAGAAAAAAAATCTAGAGCTCGTTCAGGCAGACACAGCGTCTTTTAATATGCTGGAGAGCTCCTATAACCAGGACATGAAGCTAGCCCGCTCCATGGAGGCCGTGCTGATCACCATTCGTGGTCCTCATCAAGGGAAAAAAGTGTCCCTAAAAGGGGGACATTTGGTGCTGGGACGCTCTGAAGATGCCGATATCATGCTCGATGATCCAGCGGTGAGTAAACGCCATGCGATCATTATTGCTGTTGAAGGCCAGCACTACATTGAAGACCTGCACTCAACCAATGGTGTGAGAATCAACCGAAAAAAAATTGAAGAAAAAACCCTTCTGAAAAAAGAAGATTTAATTTCTATTGGAACGAGCATTTTTAAATACCTTCCGGCCGGCGAAGTAGAAATCATGTACCTGGGAGAACTTCAGCAGGCGGCCCATATGGATCGACTCACCGGTATTTATAACCAAAATTATATCACAGAGGCCCTCGAAGCTGAGGTCAAGCGTGCCCGAGTGTTGGATTCGCGACTGGCCCTCATTTTGTTTGACGTCGACAACTTTAAACAGATCAATGACAGCTACGGACACGCTGCCGGTGATTATGTTCTCAGTGCCATGGTGTCTGCCATTAAAGAGGAAAATTTAAGAGAAAGTGATATTTTTGGGCGCCAAGGCGGAGACGAGTTTGCCATATTGATGCTCAATGGGTCAGCGCGGGCAGCGGTGAAACTTTGTGAGCAAATACTAAAGACGGTGAGTCGTAAGAAATTCATCTTTGAAGATAAAGAAATTCGTGTGTCTGTGAGCATGGGGGTAGCCGTGATCCAGCAACACATGAAATCACCAAAAGCCTTTTATCAATCCGCCGATAAGGCCCTTTATTATTCTAAAAAGAATGGACGTAACTGCGCATCCCTTACTGTGGGGCAGTCCGATGTGACGGGATTGATCAGTCAATTTAAGTTTCGGCTGCAAGACAAACACAAAAGTATCATCTTTAATGATGCAGAAGCTGGTGTTTACAAGATCATAAATGAATACACTGGCAAGGTGGATAAGACAAAAGCTGAGACTCAGCGTAAAGCCAGTTAG
- a CDS encoding cation:proton antiporter, whose protein sequence is MPLNKIHMDALYDFQYFILIAVLLIVPKVLQRYRIPGGLSALAMGVAAGYFWGVYKSDAVVSLFATLGITTLFLFAGLEVSVTEIKRDFRFLAKHLLAGLVLLLIGGILLRYFFDLSLRASLLLSLGLLTPSTGFILDTLHTYAFDQRETKWIRSKAIAMEILALGVLFFTLQSDSLLNLFLSMTLLIGLVFALPPLFRLFVEKVSPHAPQSEFAFLILMALLAGVLTRELGAYYLVGAFVVGVVARRCEFMAPSFQAESALSSLRLFFSFFIPFYFFKSGHAIDITQLTWKGVLTGVVLLLVFVPIRFSSLIYSLRYFHEERWQKMTQISLSMLPTLVFGLVVADILKTDYGLPKEIFAGLMLYTVVVSAFPSFFIQPAIKGEFKPL, encoded by the coding sequence GTGCCGCTAAATAAAATCCACATGGATGCGCTTTATGATTTTCAATATTTTATTTTGATTGCAGTGCTTTTGATTGTTCCAAAAGTATTGCAACGTTATCGAATACCAGGTGGGCTTTCAGCTCTGGCCATGGGAGTGGCTGCGGGTTACTTTTGGGGTGTTTATAAGTCAGATGCGGTAGTGAGTTTGTTTGCCACACTCGGTATCACCACTTTGTTCTTGTTTGCAGGGTTAGAAGTCAGCGTCACTGAAATTAAGCGGGATTTTCGATTTTTGGCCAAGCATCTCCTGGCCGGGTTGGTGTTGCTCCTCATTGGTGGCATTTTGCTGCGTTACTTTTTTGATCTATCGTTGCGGGCCTCTCTACTTCTATCGCTGGGCCTGTTGACTCCCTCCACGGGATTTATCTTGGACACGCTACACACTTACGCCTTTGACCAGCGCGAGACCAAATGGATTCGATCAAAGGCCATAGCTATGGAAATCCTCGCTCTTGGGGTTTTATTTTTCACTTTGCAGTCGGACTCTCTGCTGAATCTGTTTTTATCAATGACCCTCCTCATTGGACTGGTTTTCGCTCTGCCTCCGCTATTTCGCCTGTTTGTGGAAAAGGTCAGCCCTCACGCTCCCCAATCAGAATTTGCTTTTCTTATTTTGATGGCACTCCTGGCAGGAGTACTCACTCGAGAGTTGGGCGCGTACTATTTGGTCGGCGCGTTCGTCGTGGGAGTGGTTGCCAGGCGCTGTGAATTTATGGCCCCTTCATTTCAAGCTGAAAGTGCCTTGTCCTCGTTGCGTTTGTTTTTTTCGTTTTTCATTCCCTTCTACTTTTTCAAGTCCGGTCACGCCATAGACATCACTCAGTTGACATGGAAGGGTGTGCTGACGGGCGTGGTGCTTCTACTTGTTTTTGTGCCCATTCGATTTTCTTCGTTGATTTACTCACTCCGTTATTTTCATGAAGAGCGCTGGCAAAAGATGACGCAAATATCTCTGTCCATGTTGCCCACACTGGTTTTTGGGTTGGTGGTAGCTGACATTTTGAAAACTGACTATGGATTGCCTAAGGAGATATTTGCTGGCCTGATGTTATACACGGTGGTGGTCAGTGCTTTTCCGAGCTTCTTTATACAGCCGGCAATCAAAGGTGAATTCAAACCTCTTTAA
- a CDS encoding SDR family oxidoreductase, which translates to MNKSHYTAKRILVTGGAGFLGSHLCARLLQEGHEVICVDNFFTGRKANILGLLDHPLFEVVRHDITFPLYIEVDEIYNLACPASPIHYQTDPVQTTKTCVHGSINVLGLAKRLGAKIFQASTSEVYGDPDISPQNEDYRGNVNPIGPRACYDEGKRCAETLFFDYYNQHKLPIRVARIFNTYGPHMHPDDGRVVSNFILQALRGESITIYGDGTQTRAFCYVDDLIEGFVRFMEYDGDLPGPINLGNPHEMQVGELAQRILKMTGSKSELIFKPLPQDDPKQRCPDITRAREKLGWEPKVSVDEGLERTIHYFRQLV; encoded by the coding sequence ATGAATAAGTCTCACTACACGGCAAAACGAATTCTGGTGACTGGTGGAGCGGGATTTCTTGGTTCTCATCTGTGTGCAAGATTGCTTCAAGAGGGCCATGAAGTGATTTGTGTGGATAATTTTTTTACCGGTAGAAAAGCCAATATTCTGGGTTTGCTCGACCACCCCTTGTTCGAAGTGGTTCGACATGACATCACCTTTCCACTGTATATAGAGGTGGATGAAATCTATAACCTAGCCTGTCCGGCATCGCCGATTCATTACCAAACAGATCCGGTGCAAACCACAAAGACCTGCGTGCATGGGTCCATCAATGTTTTGGGCCTGGCTAAACGGTTGGGGGCAAAAATATTCCAGGCCTCAACGAGCGAAGTGTACGGTGATCCAGATATCAGCCCCCAAAACGAAGACTACAGAGGCAACGTCAACCCCATAGGCCCTCGTGCTTGTTACGATGAAGGAAAACGTTGCGCTGAAACCCTGTTTTTTGATTATTACAATCAGCACAAGTTGCCTATTCGGGTCGCTCGAATTTTTAATACCTATGGCCCACACATGCATCCCGATGATGGCCGAGTGGTTTCCAATTTTATTTTGCAGGCCTTGCGAGGTGAGTCCATCACCATCTATGGGGACGGCACACAAACAAGGGCTTTTTGTTACGTGGATGATTTGATTGAAGGGTTTGTTCGATTTATGGAATACGATGGGGATCTTCCGGGCCCGATCAATTTGGGTAACCCTCACGAAATGCAGGTTGGAGAGTTGGCCCAGAGAATTTTGAAGATGACAGGGTCAAAGTCTGAATTGATCTTTAAACCCTTACCCCAGGATGATCCAAAACAACGTTGTCCCGATATCACTCGGGCCCGTGAAAAATTGGGGTGGGAGCCCAAGGTCTCTGTGGACGAGGGCCTTGAACGCACCATTCATTATTTTAGGCAATTGGTGTAA
- a CDS encoding UvrD-helicase domain-containing protein yields MIDNWLKQLNPEQREAVLHNEGPQLILAGAGSGKTTVLVTRTGRLIAEKKAKPEQITVMTFTNKAARELKDRVAAKLGPSAKGIWAGTFHSFGLNVLRKYHKLAGLPKQFGILDATDARALVRELGKDLHHSSKQGFDAEKLLSIMASWRQEGRTKAKSEDEYEELTQMLLPKYLKRLELLGVADFDGLLLKPLQIFSEHPHVRDECNDQIKYLMVDEFQDTNLVQLRLVQRLVEDHHNIAVVGDDDQSIYGWRGACVSNILNFPRLYKDCHVVRLERNYRSTPSILKVANEVIHKNSERHAKILKAEAAKEQDHKPELFVYETEEEEADDVVQQIHHFVREGYGYNDIAILYRSNSQGGLIEGSLRHGQIPYALTGGTAFFDRREVRDVIAYIRCALAPNEIAFRRILNTPPRGIGETTVKALEEYSHSHSVSLFKSAKNWSQAGVNEKAGHSIDQLLEQLRQLPDLLLQPLADKTSGQRLSEFFVNNGYYDFVSKGYKDTATAQNRWQLVDILGRILDGFFTRGGRTLKTLKEFIDSMELRDSMDESPAEKDKPKVQMLTLHACKGLEFPVVFIVGVEEDILPHRTLGSDISEERRLFYVGVTRAQERLVLSHARQRKRFGKLRPVAPSRFLLEIPEELYLAHEGGFRPVTEQDRQSMMADLFKKLDSQISNRNTTE; encoded by the coding sequence ATGATCGACAATTGGCTTAAACAACTAAATCCAGAACAAAGAGAAGCCGTTTTACATAATGAGGGCCCACAGCTCATACTGGCCGGGGCAGGATCAGGTAAGACGACCGTTTTGGTGACCCGCACAGGGCGACTCATTGCCGAAAAAAAAGCCAAGCCTGAGCAAATCACTGTGATGACTTTTACAAATAAGGCCGCCCGTGAGTTAAAAGATCGTGTGGCCGCAAAGTTGGGGCCCAGCGCTAAGGGAATTTGGGCGGGGACATTTCACTCATTTGGTCTCAATGTCCTTCGTAAATATCATAAACTAGCAGGCCTACCGAAACAATTTGGAATTCTTGATGCGACTGACGCCAGGGCTCTGGTTCGAGAACTAGGCAAGGACCTCCATCATTCCAGCAAGCAGGGATTTGATGCCGAAAAGCTGTTGTCCATAATGGCCAGTTGGCGACAAGAGGGTCGAACCAAGGCCAAAAGTGAAGATGAGTACGAAGAGCTCACGCAAATGTTGCTGCCGAAATACTTAAAAAGGCTTGAGCTTTTAGGGGTTGCCGACTTTGACGGGCTATTGCTCAAGCCCCTTCAGATTTTTTCAGAGCACCCCCATGTGAGAGATGAATGTAATGATCAAATAAAATATTTGATGGTGGATGAGTTTCAAGACACTAACTTAGTGCAGCTGCGTCTTGTTCAGCGGCTTGTTGAAGACCATCACAATATAGCCGTGGTTGGCGACGATGATCAGTCAATTTATGGATGGCGGGGCGCTTGTGTCAGCAACATTTTGAATTTTCCAAGGTTATACAAAGATTGCCACGTTGTCCGTTTGGAAAGAAATTATCGATCCACGCCGTCTATATTAAAGGTGGCCAATGAGGTGATTCACAAGAATTCAGAGCGGCATGCAAAAATTCTTAAAGCAGAGGCTGCCAAAGAACAAGATCATAAGCCAGAACTCTTCGTTTACGAAACAGAAGAAGAAGAGGCTGATGATGTGGTTCAGCAGATTCATCACTTTGTGCGCGAAGGCTACGGGTATAATGATATTGCCATTTTGTATAGATCTAACTCGCAAGGTGGTCTCATTGAAGGTAGCTTGCGCCACGGGCAAATTCCCTACGCGTTGACCGGGGGTACGGCTTTTTTTGATCGGCGTGAAGTTCGCGATGTGATTGCTTATATCAGGTGTGCATTGGCGCCCAACGAAATCGCCTTTCGACGCATTTTAAATACGCCCCCAAGGGGTATTGGCGAGACAACGGTGAAAGCTTTAGAAGAGTATTCTCACAGCCACTCTGTCAGCCTGTTTAAATCGGCAAAAAATTGGTCGCAGGCTGGAGTGAACGAAAAAGCGGGCCACAGCATTGATCAGTTGTTAGAACAATTGCGGCAACTTCCAGATTTACTGCTACAGCCACTGGCCGATAAAACCAGTGGCCAACGGCTTTCAGAGTTTTTTGTGAACAATGGTTATTATGATTTTGTTAGTAAGGGCTATAAAGACACAGCCACAGCGCAAAATCGTTGGCAGCTCGTCGATATTTTAGGGCGAATACTAGATGGTTTTTTTACCCGTGGCGGACGCACACTGAAGACTCTTAAGGAGTTTATAGACAGCATGGAACTTCGAGACAGTATGGACGAGTCGCCTGCTGAAAAAGATAAGCCAAAGGTTCAGATGCTTACCTTGCATGCGTGTAAGGGCCTAGAGTTTCCCGTGGTATTTATAGTTGGTGTTGAAGAAGACATTCTACCTCATCGCACACTAGGATCAGATATTTCAGAAGAGCGCCGGTTGTTTTACGTGGGTGTGACGCGGGCTCAAGAACGATTGGTGTTGTCACACGCTCGTCAACGTAAACGTTTTGGAAAATTGCGGCCCGTGGCTCCATCGCGGTTTTTACTAGAAATACCAGAAGAGCTCTATTTGGCTCATGAGGGTGGGTTTCGTCCTGTTACGGAGCAAGATCGGCAATCGATGATGGCCGACCTGTTTAAAAAGTTGGATTCTCAGATATCAAATAGAAACACGACAGAATAA